In a single window of the Zea mays cultivar B73 chromosome 5, Zm-B73-REFERENCE-NAM-5.0, whole genome shotgun sequence genome:
- the LOC542736 gene encoding chaperonin CPN60-1, mitochondrial precursor has product MYRAAASLASKARQAGNSLATRQVGSRLAWSRNYAAKDIKFGVEARALMLRGVEELADAVKVTMGPKGRNVVIEQSFGAPKVTKDGVTVAKSIEFKDRVKNVGASLVKQVANATNDTAGDGTTCATVLTKAIFTEGCKSVAAGMNAMDLRRGISMAVDAVVTNLKGMARMISTSEEIAQVGTISANGEREIGELIAKAMEKVGKEGVITIADGNTLYNELEVVEGMKLDRGYISPYFITNSKTQKCELEDPLILIHDKKVTNMHAVVKVLEMALKKQKPLLIVAEDVESEALGTLIINKLRAGIKVCAVKAPGFGENRKANLQDLAILTGGEVITEELGMNLENFEPHMLGTCKKVTVSKDDTVILDGAGDKKSIEERAEQIRSAIENSTSDYDKEKLQERLAKLSGGVAVLKIGGASEAEVGEKKDRVTDALNATKAAVEEGIVPGGGVALLYASKELDKLQTANFDQKIGVQIIQNALKTPVHTIASNAGVEGAVVVGKLLEQENTDLGYDAAKGEYVDMVKTGIIDPLKVIRTALVDAASVSSLMTTTESIIVEIPKEEAPAPAMGGGMGGMDY; this is encoded by the exons ATGTACCGCGCGGCCGCTAGCCTCGCCTCCAAGGCGCGGCAAGCCGGGAACAGCCTCGCCACCCGCCAG GTTGGAAGCAGGCTTGCCTGGAGCAGGAACTATGCTGCGAAGGACATCAAGTTTGGTGTTGAGGCCCGTGCTCTGATGTTGAGGGGTGTTGAGGAGTTGGCAGATGCTGTCAAAGTGACAATGGGACCTAAG GGGCGCAATGTGgttattgagcaaagctttgGTGCACCGAAAGTCACAAAGGATGGTGTGACTGTAGCAAAGAGCATTGAATTTAAGGATAGAGTAAAGAATGTTGGTGCAAGCCTTGTGAAACAGGTTGCTAATGCAACTAATGACACTGCTGGCGATG GTACCAcatgtgccactgttttgacaaaaGCAATATTTACTGAGGGGTGCAAATCTGTTGCGGCTGGAATGAATGCAATGGATTTAAGGCGCGGAATCTCAATGGCTGTTGACGCTGTTGTGACCAATCTGAAAGGCATGGCCAGAATGATCAGCACTTCAGAAGAAATTGCACAG GTGGGTACAATATCAGCAAATGGGGAAAGGGAAATTGGTGAGCTTATTGCCAAGGCTATGGAGAAGGTTGGCAAAGAGGGTGTCATCACTATTGCG GACGGTAACACCCTTTATAATGAGCTTGAAGTTGTGGAGGGTATGAAACTAGACAGAGGTTACATCTCTCCGTACTTCATTACCAACTCAAAAACCCAGAAATGT GAATTGGAAGACCCATTGATCTTAAttcatgacaagaaggttacgaaCATGCATGCTGTGGTTAAGGTTTTAGAAATGGCTCTGAAG AAACAAAAGCCTCTACTGATTGTTGCAGAAGATGTGGAAAGTGAAGCATTGGGCACTTTGATTATTAACAAGCTTCGTGCAGGCATCAAG GTCTGTGCTGTCAAAGCTCCTGGTTTTGGGGAAAACAGGAAGGCAAACTTACAGGACCTTGCAATCCTTACTGGAGGAGAG GTAATAACTGAAGAACTAGGAATGAACCTTGAGAATTTTGAGCCTCACATGCTGGGTACATGCAAAAAG GTGACTGTCTCTAAGGATGACACTGTTATTCTTGATGGAGCCGGAGACAAGAAGTCCATTGAAGAGAGGGCAGAGCAG ATTAGATCAGCAATTGAGAATAGCACTTCAGATTATGATAAGGAAAAGCTCCAGGAGCGGTTGGCAAAACTCTCTGGAGGTGTTGCTGTTCTGAAG ATTGGGGGAGCTAGCGAAGCAGAAGTTGGTGAGAAGAAGGATAGAGTGACAGATGCACTGAATGCTACTAAAGCTGCTGTTGAAGAGGGTATTGTACCAG GTGGTGGTGTTGCTCTTCTCTATGCATCGAAGGAGCTTGATAAATTGCAGACAGCGAACTTCGATCAGAAGATTGGTGTGCAAATCATTCAGAATGCTTTGAAG ACACCTGTACACACAATTGCCTCCAATGCTGGGGTGGAGGGAGCAGTAGTTGTAGGAAAGCTTTTGGAGCAAGAAAATACTGACCTGGGTTATGATGCTGCTAAAG GTGAATATGTTGACATGGTGAAGACCGGTATCATTGACCCGCTAAAGGTTATCAGAACTGCTTTGGTGGATGCTGCTAG TGTGTCGTCCCTGATGACAACCACGGAATCCATAATTGTAGAGATTCCCAAGGAAGAGGCACCGGCTCCAGCAATGGGTGGCGGCATGGGTGGCATGGATTACTAA
- the LOC100277504 gene encoding uncharacterized LOC100277504 yields MAPIDLGRGGRASGTGSGAAPGTPRLVMVVVDPVRESTAALEWALSHAIVEGDDILLLHVNMPYPHNGAAGRSGPSRSSSGGSTGSPIAALLGGGGGGGSGAGADPADFMEEMCAACKARYPRARVNAERVEPATEGREAKAQTILAESQRRGVELLVIGLRRASSFFGLRSPSGSSSRGHDSTAEFLIEHSKCLCVSVQKKGQNAGYLLNTKTHKNFWLLA; encoded by the exons ATGGCCCCGATCGACCTCGGGCGAGGCGGCCGCGCCTCAGGCACTGgctcgggggccgcgccgggcacaCCCCGGCTCGTGATGGTTGTCGTCGACCCCGTCCGCGAGTCGACGGCGGCGCTGGAGTGGGCGCTCTCCCACGCCATTGTCGAGGGCGACGACATCCTGCTCCTCCACGTCAACATGCCGTACCCGCACAACGGGGCCGCGGGCAGATCCGGGCCCTCACGCTCCTCGTCTGGCGGGAGCACCGGTTCCCCGATCGCCGCGCTCctaggcggaggtggaggcggcggCTCGGGCGCCGGCGCGGATCCGGCGGACTTCATGGAGGAGATGTGCGCCGCGTGCAAGGCGCGGTACCCCCGCGCGCGGGTGAACGCGGAGCGCGTCGAGCCCGCTACCGAGGGCCGGGAAGCCAAGGCGCAGACCATCCTCGCCGAGTCCCAGCGACGCGGCGTCGAGCTCCTCGTCATAGGCCTGCGCCGCGCGTCCTCTTTCTTTGG GTTAAGAAGCCCGAGCGGGTCGTCGAGCCGCGGGCACGACAGCACGGCGGAGTTCTTGATCGAGCATAGCAAGTGCCTGTGCGTAAGCGTCCAGAAGAAGGGCCAGAATGCCGGATACCTGCTCAACACCAAGACCCACAAAAACTTCTGGCTACTAGCATGA